The sequence below is a genomic window from Sebastes fasciatus isolate fSebFas1 chromosome 11, fSebFas1.pri, whole genome shotgun sequence.
TGCCATCAGTTTTAATGTTtggcacattttaaatgttaccATATACACATTACATTTCTAACGTTTACAGATGTATCATCGCTGTAGATGTGTGCATTTAAGTATCAAGAAATTGCAGCAGAGAATTGACGAAGATACTGTATTTGTGGTAATTTAGAAACATTGTCCCCATTACAGTTTTCCCCCTGAGAGCACTGactttttaaagttgttttaaaaaaaaataacttggaATGattctttaataataataacaaataaaataataataaataaaatatctttgtttatatataaaaatcacaaatcaacCAATAtattatcagattttttttaaactccgatgaactgaaatattgatatcgaTGTCAATGTATCGGTCAGGCTCTAATCACAACATAGTACAATGAATTGAAGCCTTGGGCAAGTAATCAAACAGGCAAAAATGATGGGATGCTTTGAAAAAGTAAAGTTAATCGTAATGTGTACATGATGTGTAGTAAACAAGGTACAACGTACAAAAATCAATATAGTCCATTAAATAGGTTATttcaatataaaacaaatattttactGATGATCTACAGTTTTCCATCATAGATGAATTGTTCCACGACTAACATGGATAATGGGATTTTTGTGCATTAAAGTTTTATCCATAATGTTTTTCAACATCAACATCGCCTATGTCTAACACTCTTTTAGGAGCCACAGAGAGTGTAGGACAACATATGCTGGAAGCATGCAACAACAACCTGGAGATGGCAGTGACCATGTTTCTGGACGGAGGCGGGATTGCAGAGGAGCCCAGCACTAGCTCCAGTTCAGCAGCTTCAAGCAGCAGAGCTCCCCCTTCAGAGTAAGCTCATATTTTTCTTCACAAACTTATACATACAACATCATTTCTTTCCCAGTTTAAAGTTGTTGTTGTGAGCTGGGAGGAGAATTTGGGGTTCAGAGAGCACTGCTGTGATTTGTTTTTGCTGCTGGGTGACATAACAAAATAAGAGTGTATCTTTCTAACTTGATTGATACCAGATGTTTCGCTCTAGTTCGCTTTGCTTCTTAgattaatactgtatatatttcctTATGTCTCAGTGAAGTACGAGCACCCATTCCCCAGAAGCAGGACATATTGGTGGAACCTGAACCGTTGTTTGGAGGTattatacttttcttatttGACCTGATAGATGTTAAACTACATTGTTGATTTCAGTCATCTGACATTTGATGTGTCTGTCACACATGCAGTACCAAAGCGAAGAAGACCTGCTCGATCTATATTTGATGGTTTCCGAGACTTCCAAACAGAAACAAGTGAGTAAATTCAAGCTTTCCAAGCTTAAAAAATGTGTCCGGTAGTGAATGTGATATAGTTTAATGCTGCGGAGTTACAAGCAATAAGACAATCTGTCACTTTTCTCTGTGTCCTGACCTTTTTCCCTGTGTCTTAACCTCCTGTAAAGACTctgaatgtttttcttttcctagTTCGCCAGGAACAGGAGCTGCGTAACGGTGGAACTGTGGATAAGAAACTGAGCACCCTGGCAGACCTTTTCCGTCCTCCCATTGAGCTCATGCACAAAGGCAGCTTTGAGACGGTGAGGAGTCAATCACCGGACACTTTGAACCGCACGTCTTTATTCAGTTTGTGTGAACTTTCAGTGAAATTTCAGATGGTGACTGTGTAGATCACAGGTGGGAAACCAGGCCTGGCATGTATGGAAGGGTAGGAGTATGGAGGTTTTCATTTTTGATGCATCCATTTTCCCTCTCTGGTTGAACGTGCACTCACAGTATTTGTGAAAACAgctgtttaaaatgaaaaccTGCATACCCACCATGACACGTGATCACATGATGTAGATGGTTATGATTGTTctccataaagagacacatgtTTACTTCATGAATTTTGCAAAAAATGTTTACAAAAGCACGCACATCCAGACGATAGATACTAGCTGCTGGACAGAAGAACATGTAAGAGATGGAAAGAACTATAAATGTGTGCAGACTTCATGAATTTTATCATTTGTCTTCCATCAAGCTGTAGCTTTACCAAATATGCCCTTTTGCTCTTCATCCAGACTGCAATCATATCGCTCATTAATTGACTAAATCCATCTTGatttcctctgttttttgtacttACAGGCAAAAGACTGCGGACAACTGGAGAACAAGTGGCTAATGatcaacattcaaaatgttCAAGACTTTGCCTGCCAGTGCCTGAATAGGGATGTTTGGAGTAATGACGCAGTGAAGACCATCATCAGAGAACATTTCATATTCTGGCAGGTATGTAGTTTCAAATACCCGAGGGTCATCACATGTGGTCTGTGatgctttcatccatccatccatccatccatccattcatccatccatccatccatccattttcatcCGCTTATCTGGGGCCGGGTCGCAGCGGCAGCAGGCTTAGAAGGGAATGCCAGACATCGCTCTCCCCAGCaatgttttccagctcttccagGGGCACCCCGAGGTGTTCCCAGGCTAGACGAGATCTAAAATCTCTCCAGCCTGTTCGGGTCTACcgcggggcctcttaccagttggccatgcccggaaaacctccaaagggagttGTCCAGGAAGCATcgtgatcagatgcccgaaccacctcagctgtcCCCTTACAacgcgaaggagcagcggctctagtccgagctccctccggatgtctgagctcctcaccctatctctaagacTGAGCCCAGCCATCCTACGAAGGAAACTCATTTCAGCCGCTTGTATCCGCAATCTCATTCTTTTGggcactacccaaagctcatgaccataggtgtgggttggaacgtagatgcaTCCTGTCTTCACCACAACGGTACAATGCCCACATAACTACAGATACCGCAACaaaccgcctgtccatctcccgctccattttaccctcactcgaGAACAAGACCCCGAGTTACTTGGACTCCCTCGCTTCGGGCAGTAACTCACTCTCAACCTGGAGGGCGTAGTCCACCGTTTTCCAGCCTGTGATGCTTTCATGCTCCTGCAAACTTTTTATTGAAGCCTTTGCAAGGCTCCAGCTGCTAAACTCATTTGATGGAAAGGTCGAGTACACAATGATGCTGTAGTacccacttcttcttctactgtagAAAAAGCATTGCAAACAGCACATGAAATCCCACCTTGTCCTGAAGTCCAAGTCTCATTATCCTTatattcatatacagtacatgtagggctgcaactaatgattattttcttgattaatcgattcgttgtttggtctagaaaatgacagaaaatgatgaaaaatggtgatcagtgtttcccaaagcccaagatgacgtcctcaaatgtcttgttttgtccacaactcaaagatattcagttaccTGTCAtacaggagtaaagaaaccagaaaatattcacatttaagaagctggaatcagagaacttttactttttttttcttaaaaaatgagtcaaaacaattaatcgattatcaaaatagttggcgattaatttaatagttgataaataaccgattaatcgttgcagatCTACATATGACAAATTCATTTAGTCAGTGATGCAAAAACGGAGATCATCGACAGTACAGCAGCAGAAATGGCGCGTAAAGTAGTGCGTTAACGGTGCAAAAGCACATGAAATCCCACTTTGTCCTGAAGTTTCGTTATCCTAATATTCACATACATGTCCCTCAATTCAAGTATATCTGGTGTGAGATTCATGTCTGTTGTGCATTTTCTTTCATTGCAGGTATATCATGATAGTGAAGAGGGACAAAGATACATCCAATTCTATAAGCTGAACAAGTTCCCATATATTTCCATCCTCGATCCCCGCACAGGTGAGTGCTTATGGAAAGTTACAGCATTATCCACAGCTCTGATTCTTGATCTTCACAGCATATCTCTCCTGCATGCTTAAACCATTCAGAAGACCACACAACAGCATTAGAAGAAGTAATTTAAAAGCAGCATCCTTGAATAATGATGCGTGACTGAGAAAGAGATCCCCGTATGATTAAGTGATGGGATCAATACAGGCCAACAATAGGTCTTtcactaaataaataatgaagatAAATGAACTGCATTGTCATCTGTGTAACCATATAAACAGTACAATTATCGCTGTTTACATCTGCAAAGCAGTTCTAAATCGATGCAGCTGAACATATCTGCTTTTTTGCTGcttaaatgttctataaattAGATTTTTGTCATTGACCTGTGCTGTTCAAAACATGCTCTCTTCAGGTCAGAAAATGGTGGAGTGGAATCAGCTGGACGTGGCATCGTTCCTGGAGCAGACGACTGGCTTCCTGGCGGAGCACGGGCAACTCGACGGGCCGTCCTGTCACGCACCCCCTGCCAAACGAGCTCGCTCTGTGGGTCCCTCATCTCATGTGTCGCCTCTAATTCTCAATCTTATTTTCCGCTCTAATAAGAGCTCTCTTTCTGTTGGAATGTCACAACTCAGAATTATTTATCAATTGTAGAGCTCTTTCTCTATTATCTGGGATTATATAACGTGATAGAACTTCATTGTTGTCTCTTCCTCATCCTAAAGGTTGCATTAGATATAAAGATAATATTTTTGGGAACTTATTACACTGTACTACCAGCATGAAAAGTGAACGTTTCTATCTGCTTGGTCATCAATCTTTTATTACGGATTTGCATGTGTCTTATCCTCTGAAAGCACCGTTAGTCACCCCCCAAAGATTGTCCTATTATCATCAGTATTGACCAATACACAGCCATGGCTAGTGTGTTAAGTCATAACacattttttgtgttattttactcGGCTCTTTGACTTGTTTTCTACAGCTGCACGCTCTGTTTTCTGTTCTAGGAGAGTCTGATTGATGCCAGTGAAGACAGTCAGCTGGAGGCAGCGATCCGAGCCTCCCTACAGGAGACCCACTACGAGTCCTCAAATGCCCCCGAACCTCCCGATTCCCCCCGATCAGACGACGAATCAGACGCGGAGCCTTTCTCTGACAGCGAGGGTCCCATCTCTGTCGATGGCTCAGACAGCGAAACGCCGGCACCCCACGAAGAGAAAAGTTTTATCAGCAAACACCCTCCGCTCCCTCCCGCCACTGCGGCCCAGCAGCGTCTACATCCCGATAGTTCCACTTCTTCCCACAGAAAGTCTCCATACAAAGAAAACAACCACAGTCACAAGAAGGAGGAGAGCAAAAAGAACCACCTGGAGCCCTCAGCTGCTGGTCCTCGTCATCCTCAGCCTGAAGCAGATTCTGGAGGTAACCACTGTCCCCCAGCGGCCGAAAGCGCTGGACCTTCCAAAACTACCGAATCCTGTGACGTTGACTGTCCTGACGACAACGGTACGCCAACGTGTCACTCTAAATCTCAAACAGTTATGATGACGGTCATGATATGTGCGAGTTTGAAAGATACTTACcaccatgtttttcttttcacataGGTCCCAAAGCCAGGTTGATGCTCCGTTACCCTGACGGACAGAGAGAGCAAATTTCCTTGTCTTCTAAAGCAAAACTTTTGGTGAGAACGCACCACAATAACTCAATTTTGGGAGAAACATTTTCGGAAAAAACGCTTCTTTGCTTTGTTGCAGAGTCCGATGAGAAGATCGgtgccactctcatgtctgtagaATAAGTATGGAGCTGGAGCCAAGAGGcgattagcttagcataaaatcTGGAAGCAAACAGTTAACCtggttctgtccaaaggtaaaatctgcctaccaacacctctaaagctcactaattaaccattttttttaatccatctAAAATGACAAATCACCATTTTAAGAGGGGCTATGTGTCAAACTATTTTTGGCCTGCAGCATTTGCCAGACTCCGGGAAGTTACTGCTTCTGGCCAAGAAATAAATCCGGCCCAGAACTCTCCACAAAGCTTTTATACAGAtgaaacaaacaacatataatgtgttaattagtgagcttcagCGGTGtttattctttcatttgttatgctaagctaagctaaccagctgctggctccagcttcgTATGTAATGTTCAGACGTGAGAGTGGCATCCATCTcgtcatctaactcttggcaacaAAGCGAAAACGCGTATATATCCCAAAATGTCCAACAtttgctttaaaggaacagtgtgtaacatttcggtgagcggaggggtactcagttggttgcaatctgcaaccacaccactagatgtcgccgaatcctacacactgtccctttaatgtaaaataaatgtaagcaTTTCCTCTTCATGCCCAGTGAACTGTGAATATTATCACATGAATACTGATTGTTCCGTAAAATGTCTCACCTTTTGGTATATTCCTCTTTCTCGTCAAGGCCCTGGTAAGACATGTCCAGTCCAAAGGTTACCCCAATGAACGCTTCGAACTCGTCACCAACTTTCCCAGAAGGAAGCTGGCCCACTTGGACTATGACATCACGCTGCAGGAGGCGGGGCTTTGTCCACAGGAGACTGTATTTGTTCAAGAGAGGAACTAGCCTTGTCAGACACACTCACTTTTTGCTTGTCTGTATCTCTCTGATAGACCCTTTCACCAATGATCTGGGACGATGTCACTGGCCTTGATCCCATAACCTTCAGTTCTCCTGGAATTAGGCCCCGTTTTGCCAAGACAACTCTTAGTGGATGGACTACTCCCCCCCACTCCACTAGTCTGAATACTGACGTCTCCACTGACAGCCTAACCCCATTGTAGTACTCTACAATTGGCCAGTAAGGTTGTCGGATGCCGGCACTTCAATTTTTTAACGTGTTATATTCTTTTCTGATGCAGGCTTCATTTTGTTCTGAACACTGAGGCACGTCAGGATAGAATATATATACGATAACTCctattcaaataaaaacaaataatggaTCACTGATTGATGATGCGGCACCAGGGACTTGTACAAAAAGACTTTTACCTCCCAATAAGGATGTTAAAtgtcagagtttattttcttgGTCTTCTTGTCATTGTCTGTACCTGGGGACAGGTAAAGGGAGGctcattcttgtttattttgACCTGAATTTGGTCTCTCACACGGTCATTGTTTGAACAATTGTAATTATTTGGAAGGCAGGGGCACTAAGAGAAAAGGTCCAGAAATTACAAGTCAAGAAAAATGTGTCGGACATCTGTTGACGCACTTGTGTAGATCGGAGAGGATTTGGGTTGATCTGCACATTTTTACTCCAGTTTCTATTGGTTAATTAGAGACTAGTAGATTGTTTTTGGATTTCAACTTTTGATACAGAagggaatgaatgaatgaagggtGGTACATCTCATCAGTCGGACCTACACTGTACAGAGATGGCTTAGAGAGACTGATATTTAGCCGTAGTCattgtttcctttcttttttatatgCTGCCAAGAAAATATGCTGATGTTGAAATATAACCACCAAAACCAAGGGAGATTCTGCTTGGtcttttgtcacattttaaatgaaCTTCACAGGCATGATGTGATGAGACAAATGTCATAGGTTACAACGCAAACCAATATTAAAGGTTAtattaataacttttttatctagacgaatttaaaaaaaaaataaaaatacatccacagggcttttagaaaggtgccgaataaaattggcttttcctaaaaataattattatgattgtgaattaatctttttaaaaattttgacgggttcaaaatgaatgttttgtttatctctgtggaagatatctgacgtttggttcccacttctaacaaggcttgtgagccaatagtaaaacaacgataaatctagtggctgaatgttattcAATTTGATCAATTGCaactttaaaatgaatatagaattttttttatgaaaagagaaaagcagaaacTCTTGAATCAACTGCAACAACTTAGAAAGCTACTGAGTATTACTCTGTTGTGAAGATTTGTGTCAGTATGCAACGAGCTAACCCTGTGTCCCTGCTGACTTTATCCGATCAAAGTAAGGCACATTTTGCAACTTCATATGATGTTTTATTGTTAATACAAGCCAGGGTTTCAAAGACTGACAATGTTTAGTAAATGAAACAGATGGTACCAGCTTTATAAAGTTGAGAGAACCCCCACAGGGTTCCTCCTTTGTGACAGGATCTGGAGTGATGAGGTCTGGAGCTCATGAGCCTTTTAATAAAATACCATGAGGGTTTTTAATAAGCTAACATGTGGACAGCTGGTGGCAGTAATGTGCCTTAAATCACAACAATGCTTCAATAAATAAGGTGAGGGAGAAAAAGACCACCAGCCAGTGTAATTAATGAgggttttaaaatatttaaattagctttacaaatgttttatgaagTAGGAAATTAATGTTTGTTCAGCCCTAAGGGTGTTTTTTTgcgtaacaaaacaaaaatatatgtttaaGTTATTGCAGTTGGTCCTGGAGAGAAGCTCCTTTTCTATTCAACTTTTCTatattacaaaaacaataatgaataaatacatagcacTCCAGTCCTGGAAGAATGGAGGTGATGTGTGCTGCCATGTCAGTTTACTAATATCAGAACAAGCTTTGTGGTACAACGTTAATAACAAAGTTCACAGGCCATTTAAGGGATTTGTTCAACTGTTGCGAATTgaatatgataaaaaataacTCTTAATAGCAATAACTAAATTACTGGATAAATATTGAAAATCTACAATGAGAAACAGGAAGA
It includes:
- the ubxn7 gene encoding UBX domain-containing protein 7, which encodes MAALGDTSAPGVNGLIQQFTAITGATESVGQHMLEACNNNLEMAVTMFLDGGGIAEEPSTSSSSAASSSRAPPSDEVRAPIPQKQDILVEPEPLFGVPKRRRPARSIFDGFRDFQTETIRQEQELRNGGTVDKKLSTLADLFRPPIELMHKGSFETAKDCGQLENKWLMINIQNVQDFACQCLNRDVWSNDAVKTIIREHFIFWQVYHDSEEGQRYIQFYKLNKFPYISILDPRTGQKMVEWNQLDVASFLEQTTGFLAEHGQLDGPSCHAPPAKRARSESLIDASEDSQLEAAIRASLQETHYESSNAPEPPDSPRSDDESDAEPFSDSEGPISVDGSDSETPAPHEEKSFISKHPPLPPATAAQQRLHPDSSTSSHRKSPYKENNHSHKKEESKKNHLEPSAAGPRHPQPEADSGGNHCPPAAESAGPSKTTESCDVDCPDDNGPKARLMLRYPDGQREQISLSSKAKLLALVRHVQSKGYPNERFELVTNFPRRKLAHLDYDITLQEAGLCPQETVFVQERN